In Ipomoea triloba cultivar NCNSP0323 chromosome 7, ASM357664v1, a single genomic region encodes these proteins:
- the LOC116024079 gene encoding uncharacterized protein LOC116024079 — protein MVQNNQRGQPDLVRRVAGQHPSFYAGEEDPAVLEEWIRAFDKILEAVECPPGRQVEMASFYLKEEADLWWVHGGPVMRQEPDFGWETFKDRLRARFYPAHVKAAMQEEFLHLQQGTRTVQDYHRRFLELARFAPTLAPTEETRIERFVAGLNLETRMALVVFKFQTMSEAYSSAADHYRVLTIRRGVQDRSKRPAEGGASDSKRHRPGGTGMRGGFQQGGSSHGGGSRPSFGQGSGGDGARTRHFHCRRCGRDHPGRECEGRLVECFSCGLRGHRAYECAAKKGGSSQSRPSTAQGAPAATRPSREAEA, from the coding sequence ATGGTTCAGAACAACCAGCGCGGGCAGCCGGACCTGGTTCGGAGGGTGGCGGGGCAGCACCCATCCTTCTATGCTGGAGAGGAGGATCCCGCGGTCCTTGAGGAGTGGATCCGGGCGTTTGACAAGATCCTAGAGGCGGTAGAGTGCCCACCCGGTCGCCAGGTGGAGATGGCGAGCTTCTACCTGAAGGAGGAGGCTGACCTATGGTGGGTCCACGGCGGCCCAGTGATGCGTCAGGAGCCCGATTTCGGGTGGGAGACGTTCAAGGACCGGTTGAGAGCTCGCTTCTACCCGGCCCACGTCAAGGCGGCGATGCAGGAGGAGTTCTTACACCTCCAGCAGGGGACGAGGACTGTGCAGGACTATCATCGACGCTTCTTGGAGTTGGCCCGTTTCGCGCCGACGCTAGCCCCGACTGAGGAGACCCGGATTGAGCGGTTCGTGGCTGGCCTGAACCTGGAGACGCGCATGGCCTTAGTTGTGTTCAAGTTCCAGACGATGAGTGAGGCCTACAGTAGCGCCGCTGACCACTACCGAGTTCTGACTATCCGGCGAGGGGTCCAGGACCGCTCCAAGCGGCCAGCAGAGGGTGGAGCTTCAGACTCCAAGAGGCACAGACCCGGGGGCACCGGGATGAGAGGAGGCTTCCAGCAGGGTGGCTCTAGCCACGGCGGTGGATCTCGCCCTAGCTTTGGGCAAGGATCAGGAGGCGATGGAGCTCGTACACGGCACTTCCACTGTAGGCGATGTGGGAGAGATCACCCGGGGCGCGAATGTGAGGGGCGGTTGGTGGAGTGCTTTAGCTGTGGACTGCGAGGTCACCGAGCTTATGAGTGCGCAGCCAAGAAAGGAGGTTCATCCCAATCCAGACCGAGCACGGCTCAGGGAGCCCCAGCAGCGACCCGACCATCTCGAGAGGCTGAGGCCTGA